The following proteins come from a genomic window of Micromonospora zamorensis:
- a CDS encoding LacI family DNA-binding transcriptional regulator — MTEHRPLDPPASTTIATIANDVGVSVATVSKVLNGRGDVAPGTRARVEASLDRHQYQRRARRPSPGGGRVELVFHEFDTGWAMEILRGVEAVTTAAGIGLSVAQLDGAHRPPARWLEALLADRPLGVVFVLSHLAEAQQQHLRRQGIPFVVVDTDSATSASVPTVGSNNWNGGLLAARHLLDLGHRRIAIISGPPDVLCSRARAAGFQSAHEEAGITVDRELVRYGSFSAGAGHAHGLQLLRQPSRPTAIFAGSDIQAMGVLRAARQCGLRVPEDLSVIGYDNLPVSAWTDPALTTINQPLRDMAGIATQMLLDLTRGNEPATSRIDLVTELVVRESTAPPADPH, encoded by the coding sequence ATGACAGAGCACCGCCCGCTCGACCCACCCGCCTCCACCACCATCGCGACCATCGCCAACGATGTCGGCGTCTCGGTCGCGACGGTGTCCAAGGTCCTCAACGGACGCGGCGATGTCGCTCCCGGCACCAGAGCCCGCGTGGAGGCGAGTCTCGACCGCCACCAGTACCAGCGCCGCGCCCGCCGGCCCTCGCCCGGCGGAGGACGTGTCGAACTCGTCTTCCACGAGTTCGACACGGGATGGGCGATGGAGATCCTGCGAGGCGTGGAGGCGGTGACCACGGCAGCCGGCATCGGGTTGTCGGTCGCCCAACTCGACGGCGCGCACCGACCGCCGGCCCGATGGCTGGAGGCGTTGCTCGCCGACCGACCGTTGGGCGTGGTGTTCGTCCTCTCTCACCTGGCCGAGGCGCAACAACAGCACCTGCGGCGCCAGGGCATACCGTTCGTCGTCGTCGACACCGACAGCGCGACCTCGGCCTCCGTGCCCACCGTCGGCTCGAACAACTGGAACGGCGGCCTGCTCGCCGCCCGGCACCTGCTGGATCTGGGCCACCGGCGGATCGCCATCATCTCCGGGCCACCCGACGTGCTCTGCAGCCGCGCCCGCGCCGCCGGCTTCCAGTCGGCCCACGAGGAAGCCGGGATAACGGTCGACCGCGAGCTGGTCCGCTACGGCAGTTTCTCCGCCGGCGCCGGGCACGCCCACGGGCTGCAACTGCTACGCCAGCCGTCCCGACCGACGGCGATCTTCGCCGGGTCGGACATCCAGGCCATGGGGGTGCTCCGGGCCGCACGCCAGTGCGGCCTCCGAGTCCCCGAGGACCTTTCGGTGATCGGGTACGACAATCTGCCCGTCTCCGCCTGGACCGACCCGGCTCTCACCACGATCAACCAGCCGTTGCGCGACATGGCTGGCATCGCCACCCAGATGTTGCTCGACCTGACCCGGGGCAACGAGCCAGCGACCAGCCGCATCGACCTGGTGACCGAGCTGGTCGTCCGGGAGAGCACCGCACCCCCCGCCGACCCGCACTGA
- a CDS encoding TetR/AcrR family transcriptional regulator → MDGVEVASRVDGRTARAERTRAAIVEAHLALIGEGDLRPTGERIAERAGISLRTLWTNFKDMETLFEASGAEVLRQQDAAYRPVSPGLPLAKRVDAYCRQRARLLQLITPSARAAQMREPVSDQLHRNRLKHIDRVRDEVEELFAAELAQAGRGREQLLNALIAASMWPAWSMLRYGLGLGVDQARAVMTRTVGALLAEVAAD, encoded by the coding sequence ATGGACGGGGTCGAGGTCGCGAGCCGGGTCGACGGGCGTACCGCCCGGGCCGAGCGCACCCGCGCGGCCATCGTCGAGGCTCATCTCGCGCTCATCGGCGAGGGGGACCTCCGCCCGACCGGGGAGCGCATCGCCGAACGGGCCGGCATCTCGCTGCGGACGCTCTGGACCAACTTCAAGGACATGGAGACGCTCTTCGAGGCGAGCGGCGCGGAGGTGCTCCGCCAGCAGGACGCCGCCTACCGGCCGGTCTCGCCCGGGTTGCCGCTGGCGAAGCGGGTCGACGCGTACTGCCGGCAGCGGGCCCGGCTGCTCCAGCTCATCACGCCGTCGGCGCGTGCCGCGCAGATGCGCGAGCCGGTCTCCGACCAACTGCACCGCAACCGCCTCAAGCACATCGACCGGGTCCGTGACGAGGTCGAGGAGCTCTTCGCCGCCGAGTTGGCCCAGGCTGGTCGGGGTCGGGAGCAACTGCTCAACGCCCTGATCGCGGCGAGCATGTGGCCAGCCTGGTCGATGCTGCGCTACGGCCTCGGGCTGGGCGTGGACCAGGCCCGCGCGGTGATGACCCGGACGGTGGGGGCCCTGTTGGCGGAGGTCGCGGCCGACTGA
- a CDS encoding endo-1,4-beta-xylanase, whose protein sequence is MTERCQGDTRPRTGPRARTAIVLAAAALLAATSAAFLPGTASAGTTLGASAAEKGRYFGTAVAASRLSDGNYTTILNREFNSVTPENEMKIDATEPQQGRFSYGAAEQIVNHARSRGMSVRGHTLAWHSQQPPWMESMSGSALRSAMLNHVTQVATHFRGQVVAWDVVNEAFEDGTSGARRNSNLQRTGNDWIEAAFRAARAADPGAKLCYNDYNTDNWTHAKTQAVYNMVRDFKSRGVPIDCVGFQSHFNNDSPYVSNYRTTLSSFAALGVDVQVTELDIQGAPAATYRSVVEDCLAVARCNGVTVWGIRDSDSWRASQTPLLFNSSGQKKAAYDAVLAALNNGTTPTDPPTTPPTTPPTTPPSGSCTATLQDSTRWGDRFNSQVTVSGASNWTVVVAVTPPQKVSNTWNGTPTWDSSGNVMTMRSNGSGNVFGFTTMANGTWTRPVVRSCTVS, encoded by the coding sequence ATGACCGAAAGGTGCCAGGGGGACACCCGTCCACGGACGGGCCCCCGAGCGCGTACGGCGATCGTTCTCGCCGCCGCGGCTCTGCTCGCCGCCACGAGCGCCGCGTTCCTGCCCGGCACGGCGAGCGCCGGGACGACCCTTGGCGCTTCTGCCGCGGAGAAGGGCCGGTATTTCGGTACGGCGGTGGCGGCGAGCAGGTTGTCGGATGGCAACTACACGACGATCCTCAACCGAGAGTTCAATTCGGTGACGCCCGAGAACGAGATGAAGATCGACGCGACGGAGCCGCAGCAGGGTCGGTTCAGTTACGGCGCCGCGGAGCAGATCGTGAACCACGCGCGGAGTCGGGGGATGAGCGTGCGTGGTCACACCCTGGCGTGGCACTCGCAGCAGCCGCCCTGGATGGAGAGCATGAGTGGCAGCGCGCTGCGGTCGGCGATGCTCAACCACGTGACGCAGGTGGCGACCCATTTCCGGGGTCAGGTCGTGGCGTGGGACGTCGTGAACGAGGCGTTCGAGGACGGCACCTCCGGTGCGCGGCGTAACTCGAACCTTCAGCGCACGGGCAACGACTGGATCGAGGCGGCGTTCCGGGCCGCGCGTGCGGCTGATCCGGGTGCGAAGCTCTGTTACAACGACTACAACACCGACAACTGGACGCACGCCAAGACGCAGGCTGTGTACAACATGGTCCGCGACTTCAAGTCTCGCGGTGTGCCGATCGACTGCGTCGGTTTCCAGTCGCACTTCAACAACGACTCGCCGTACGTGAGCAACTACCGCACCACGCTGTCGAGCTTCGCGGCACTGGGTGTGGATGTGCAGGTCACCGAGTTGGACATCCAGGGTGCCCCGGCGGCCACCTACCGCAGCGTGGTGGAGGACTGCCTGGCTGTGGCCCGCTGCAACGGCGTCACGGTGTGGGGCATCCGCGACAGTGACTCGTGGCGGGCTTCGCAGACGCCGTTGCTGTTCAACAGCAGCGGTCAGAAGAAGGCGGCGTACGACGCCGTGCTGGCGGCGTTGAACAACGGCACCACGCCGACCGACCCGCCCACCACTCCGCCCACCACCCCACCGACGACCCCGCCCAGCGGCAGTTGCACCGCGACGCTGCAGGACAGCACTCGATGGGGCGACCGGTTCAACAGCCAGGTGACCGTCAGCGGGGCGAGCAACTGGACCGTCGTGGTCGCCGTCACCCCGCCCCAGAAGGTCTCCAACACCTGGAACGGCACCCCGACCTGGGACAGCAGCGGGAACGTCATGACCATGCGGTCGAACGGCAGCGGCAACGTCTTCGGCTTCACCACAATGGCGAACGGCACCTGGACCCGTCCGGTGGTGCGCTCCTGCACCGTCTCCTGA
- a CDS encoding AAA family ATPase, with translation MVTASRVQLTVLRGRDDECRSVRSLLDGMPNGGGALLLHGEPGSGRTALVGYAHRHAEGCTVLAGSGLAEEAALPYAGLQRLVDPVLDRLTVLPDEQRRLLRRALGGESCPADRRLTLSMAVLGLLTAAARDRPLLATMDDVDRGDPQSAQVLAFVARRLRHLPIAILLTADVTATVDGIPAHRLRALTEHESAAVLTDRLRSLIERGSGDRLPERPAESVVAALTTIGGGNPQALVDLVDVLSPGQWRGEESLPAAPPADGALGRAYRARLDRLPPDTRRMLLLAALDEDGEPGTLIRAAAVAGSEIEALAPAEVAGLVRVEPRGVTFPQPLVRTMIAASAPLAERRAAHRLLAGVLVADGQRLRRAMHLAAAAAGADPDLADELEAAAAGGADGWATASAALRWAADLSDQPTQSAARLLTAAHYAWTGGQPDVARLLLDRLRAVYRDPAVRGRADLLRGELELRCGTAARASARLLASAGAVAGTDRSLAMSGLVRAGEAVCFAGDQYRYAEVGRRASALRRPNDPPSMELMGSLVGGVAATLRGDHERAGPALRRAVVLGGRLTGSALTPTALSCAAAAGLVVAVDGAAHRLADRAVALARERGELSMLSRALELRAVAEYWLGRHEAAAETSRDGLRVARATGQANCANVHLGMLAVLAAVRADRDTSLRRIREMGETPTPGSRPHAFAGWALAVLDLVDGRHAEAANRLASLARLGTGRGQVLVQVMATPYLVEAAAHLPCRPAATAALAVFDRWASSTASPLRRALSARCHALLAPRGGPEAEQEFQTALRLHPTEAGTFERARTELLFGQELRRSRRPRDARTHLHQAREMFTLLGVSCWAEQATTELRAAGESVGPPDLPAARLLTGQQLKIAELVAEGATNREIAARMFLSTRTVDHHLRNVFHRLGIRSRTELARAFATERQVGLASDR, from the coding sequence ATGGTTACTGCATCGAGAGTGCAACTAACCGTGCTGCGTGGCCGGGACGACGAGTGCCGGTCTGTCCGGAGCCTCCTCGACGGCATGCCCAACGGCGGCGGTGCCCTGCTGCTGCACGGTGAGCCCGGATCGGGTCGGACGGCGCTGGTCGGCTACGCCCACCGGCACGCCGAGGGCTGCACCGTGCTCGCCGGGAGCGGGCTCGCCGAGGAGGCCGCCCTGCCGTACGCCGGCCTGCAACGTCTGGTCGACCCCGTGCTCGACCGGCTCACCGTCCTCCCGGACGAGCAGCGTCGACTGCTGCGGCGCGCGCTGGGCGGCGAGAGCTGCCCGGCCGACCGCCGGCTGACGCTGTCGATGGCGGTGCTCGGGTTGCTCACCGCCGCCGCCCGCGACCGTCCGCTGCTCGCCACGATGGACGACGTCGACCGAGGTGACCCGCAGAGCGCCCAGGTGCTGGCCTTCGTGGCCCGCCGGCTGCGCCACCTGCCGATCGCCATCCTGCTCACCGCGGACGTGACCGCCACCGTCGACGGGATACCGGCACACCGGCTTCGCGCCCTGACCGAGCACGAGAGCGCCGCCGTCCTCACCGACAGACTCCGATCGTTGATCGAGCGGGGCAGCGGCGACCGGCTCCCCGAGCGGCCCGCCGAGTCGGTCGTGGCCGCGCTGACCACGATCGGCGGCGGCAACCCGCAGGCCCTGGTGGACCTCGTCGACGTGCTCAGTCCCGGCCAGTGGCGGGGGGAGGAGTCGCTACCCGCCGCGCCACCGGCGGACGGTGCTCTGGGCCGCGCGTACCGGGCCCGGCTGGACCGGCTGCCACCGGACACCCGACGGATGCTGCTGCTCGCGGCGCTCGACGAGGACGGCGAGCCGGGCACCCTGATCCGGGCCGCGGCAGTCGCCGGGTCCGAGATCGAGGCGCTCGCCCCGGCGGAAGTCGCCGGCCTGGTCCGCGTCGAGCCGCGAGGCGTCACCTTTCCTCAGCCCCTGGTGCGCACGATGATCGCGGCCAGCGCCCCACTCGCGGAGCGGCGCGCGGCGCACCGACTGCTCGCCGGCGTGCTGGTGGCCGACGGGCAGCGGCTGCGCCGGGCGATGCACCTCGCCGCCGCGGCGGCGGGTGCCGACCCCGACCTCGCCGACGAGCTGGAAGCGGCGGCAGCCGGCGGCGCCGACGGTTGGGCCACCGCCTCGGCGGCGCTGCGCTGGGCCGCGGACCTCAGCGACCAGCCGACCCAGTCAGCCGCCCGCCTGCTGACCGCCGCCCACTACGCCTGGACCGGGGGCCAGCCCGACGTGGCCCGGCTCCTGCTCGACCGTCTCCGCGCGGTCTACCGGGACCCGGCCGTCCGGGGTCGCGCCGACCTGCTGCGCGGTGAGTTGGAGCTGCGGTGCGGCACCGCCGCTCGGGCGTCGGCCAGGTTGCTGGCCTCGGCCGGAGCGGTGGCCGGCACCGACCGCTCGCTGGCGATGTCCGGGCTCGTACGGGCCGGCGAGGCGGTCTGCTTCGCCGGTGACCAGTACCGGTACGCCGAGGTCGGCCGCCGGGCGTCGGCGTTGCGGCGGCCGAACGATCCTCCGTCCATGGAGCTGATGGGCAGTCTGGTCGGCGGGGTGGCGGCGACCCTGCGGGGCGATCACGAGCGGGCCGGCCCCGCACTGCGTCGCGCCGTCGTGCTGGGTGGCCGACTGACCGGGTCGGCGTTGACCCCCACCGCGCTGAGCTGTGCCGCGGCGGCCGGCCTGGTGGTCGCCGTGGACGGCGCGGCACACCGGCTGGCCGATCGTGCCGTGGCGCTGGCCCGGGAGCGGGGTGAGCTGTCCATGCTGTCCCGGGCGCTGGAGTTGCGGGCGGTCGCCGAGTACTGGTTGGGCCGGCACGAGGCGGCGGCGGAAACCTCTCGCGACGGGCTGCGGGTCGCCCGGGCCACCGGTCAGGCCAACTGCGCCAACGTCCACCTCGGCATGCTCGCCGTGCTCGCCGCCGTGCGGGCCGACCGGGACACCAGCCTGCGGCGCATCCGTGAGATGGGCGAGACGCCGACGCCGGGCAGCCGTCCGCACGCGTTTGCCGGGTGGGCCCTTGCGGTGCTCGACCTGGTCGACGGCCGGCATGCCGAGGCCGCGAACCGGCTGGCGTCACTGGCCCGGCTGGGCACCGGGCGCGGTCAGGTTCTCGTGCAGGTGATGGCCACCCCCTACCTGGTGGAGGCGGCGGCCCACCTGCCCTGCCGACCTGCGGCGACGGCTGCGCTCGCCGTGTTCGACAGGTGGGCCAGCAGCACCGCGAGCCCGTTGCGCCGGGCCCTGTCCGCGCGGTGCCACGCGTTGCTCGCGCCGCGCGGCGGCCCCGAGGCCGAGCAGGAGTTCCAGACGGCGCTGCGGCTGCACCCGACGGAGGCCGGCACGTTCGAACGGGCCCGCACCGAGCTGCTCTTCGGTCAGGAGCTGCGCCGCAGCCGGCGCCCGCGCGACGCGCGTACGCACCTGCACCAGGCCCGTGAGATGTTCACGCTGCTCGGGGTGAGTTGCTGGGCCGAGCAGGCGACCACCGAGCTGCGGGCGGCCGGGGAGTCGGTCGGTCCGCCGGACCTGCCGGCGGCGCGGTTGCTGACCGGCCAGCAACTGAAGATCGCCGAGCTGGTCGCGGAGGGGGCGACCAACCGTGAGATCGCGGCCCGGATGTTCCTCTCCACCCGTACGGTCGACCACCACCTGCGCAACGTCTTCCACCGGCTGGGCATCCGCTCGCGTACCGAGCTGGCGCGGGCGTTCGCCACCGAGCGGCAGGTCGGGCTGGCCTCGGATCGGTGA
- a CDS encoding SDR family oxidoreductase — protein MNAYSGRLAERVAIVTGASRGIGLAIAQRLVAEGARVGLTARHPEALAEAVAALGGSAYAVAVPGRSDDPEHRAQAVLQVSQAFGPVDLLVNNTGINPVHGPLIGLDPAAARKILDVNVVAALGWVQEVCAAGMTERGGCVVNVSSIAGLTPSPGIAFYGVSKAALNHLTASLAVELGPTVRVNAVAPGVVKTRFAAALYEGREDEVAARYPLGRLGLPQDVAGAVAFLASDDASWITGQTIVCDGGVTLTGRAG, from the coding sequence GTGAATGCATATTCGGGTCGGCTCGCGGAACGGGTCGCCATCGTGACCGGCGCCAGTCGGGGCATCGGTCTGGCCATCGCCCAACGCCTCGTCGCCGAAGGCGCCCGGGTCGGGCTGACCGCCCGACATCCCGAGGCGCTCGCCGAGGCGGTCGCGGCCCTGGGCGGGTCGGCGTACGCCGTCGCCGTGCCCGGCCGCTCCGACGACCCCGAGCATCGCGCCCAGGCGGTGCTCCAGGTCAGTCAGGCGTTCGGGCCGGTGGACCTGCTGGTCAACAACACCGGCATCAACCCGGTGCACGGTCCGCTGATCGGGCTGGACCCGGCCGCGGCCCGCAAGATCCTGGACGTCAACGTCGTCGCCGCACTCGGCTGGGTGCAGGAGGTGTGCGCCGCCGGCATGACCGAGCGCGGCGGCTGCGTGGTCAACGTCTCGTCGATCGCCGGTCTCACGCCGTCGCCCGGCATCGCCTTCTACGGGGTGAGCAAGGCCGCGCTCAACCACCTCACCGCCAGTCTCGCCGTGGAGCTGGGGCCGACGGTCCGGGTCAACGCCGTCGCACCCGGCGTGGTGAAGACCCGCTTCGCCGCCGCGCTCTACGAGGGTCGCGAGGACGAGGTCGCGGCACGGTACCCGCTGGGCCGCCTCGGCCTGCCGCAGGACGTGGCGGGCGCGGTCGCCTTCCTCGCCTCCGACGACGCCAGCTGGATCACCGGGCAGACCATCGTCTGCGACGGCGGCGTCACGCTGACCGGTCGAGCCGGATGA
- a CDS encoding cellulose binding domain-containing protein produces the protein MNSSTLDRPVPPPPATSATTSRPRRARRWWAVLAAVAAMVAAVPIATTPASAESNGGVRVMPLGDSITDGFNVPGGYRIELWQRFTTGGYRVDFVGSQFNGPASLGDHDHQGHSGWTIAQIDANVVNWLRATNPRTVLLHIGTNDMYGDTSGAPGRLAALVDKITNNAPNADVFVATIVPKSGADNQVRAYNAAIPGIVQTRAAAGKRVHLVDMYRALTLSDLADGVHPNATGYRKMAAAWYDALRTVPGSIGGDTPPTTTPPTTTPPTTPPTSDGCRVAYTVNAWNSGLTASISVTNTSSTPVNGWALAFTLPGGQSITSGWNASYTPSSGAVTARNVSYNATIAPNTSVDVGFQATHTGNAGRPSAFTLNGTACTTV, from the coding sequence GTGAACAGTTCGACCCTCGACCGTCCCGTCCCTCCCCCACCCGCCACCAGCGCGACGACGTCGCGACCCCGCCGGGCTCGCCGGTGGTGGGCCGTCCTGGCCGCCGTCGCCGCCATGGTTGCCGCCGTGCCGATCGCGACCACACCCGCGAGCGCGGAGTCCAACGGCGGTGTACGCGTGATGCCCCTCGGCGACTCGATCACCGACGGGTTCAACGTTCCCGGCGGTTACCGGATCGAGCTCTGGCAACGGTTCACGACCGGCGGGTACCGCGTCGACTTCGTCGGCTCCCAGTTCAACGGTCCCGCCAGCCTCGGCGACCACGACCACCAGGGCCATTCCGGATGGACGATCGCGCAGATCGACGCCAACGTCGTCAACTGGTTGCGGGCCACGAATCCCCGGACCGTACTGCTGCACATCGGCACCAACGACATGTACGGCGACACGTCGGGCGCCCCGGGCCGGCTTGCCGCACTGGTCGACAAGATCACCAACAACGCACCGAACGCGGACGTGTTCGTCGCGACGATCGTCCCGAAGTCCGGCGCGGACAACCAGGTCCGGGCGTACAACGCCGCGATTCCCGGGATCGTGCAGACCCGGGCCGCCGCCGGGAAGCGCGTCCACCTGGTCGACATGTACCGCGCACTGACGCTCAGCGACCTGGCCGACGGCGTGCACCCCAACGCCACGGGCTACCGCAAGATGGCCGCGGCCTGGTACGACGCGCTGCGGACCGTGCCCGGCAGCATCGGGGGCGACACACCTCCGACCACCACGCCTCCGACCACCACCCCACCGACCACGCCGCCCACGTCGGACGGCTGCCGTGTCGCCTACACGGTCAACGCGTGGAACAGCGGTCTCACCGCGTCCATCTCGGTGACCAACACGAGCAGCACGCCGGTCAACGGCTGGGCCCTGGCGTTCACGCTCCCGGGCGGGCAGAGCATCACCAGCGGTTGGAACGCCAGCTACACCCCGTCCAGCGGAGCGGTCACCGCCCGCAACGTCTCCTACAACGCGACGATCGCGCCGAACACCTCGGTCGACGTCGGTTTCCAGGCAACCCACACGGGCAACGCCGGCCGACCGTCCGCATTCACCCTCAACGGCACGGCCTGTACGACCGTCTGA
- a CDS encoding acyl-CoA dehydrogenase family protein: MELTLSAEQAAVRRLAAEFADRELLPHAAAWDRRELVDPAIVGKLGDLGFLGLTIAEADGGSGGDHLAYCLVLEELGRGDSAVRGIVSVSLGLVAKSIAAHGSAEQRAEWLPRLCAGTALGCFALTEPDSGSDAAALRTRAVRDGDDWLLTGTKMFITNGTTADVALVFARTGGPGHRGITAFLVPTDSPGLTRREIHGKLGLRGQATGELGFDEVRVPDAARLGAEGGGFRLALATLAKGRMSVAAGCVGIAQGCLDAAVGYAGQRTQFGKPIAGHQLVQQLLAAIAVDTAAARLLVWQVADLIDRDQPFATEASMAKLFASEAAVRAANNAVQVFGGYGYIDEYPVGKYLRDARVATLYEGTSQIQQLLIGRALTGVNAF, encoded by the coding sequence ATGGAGCTCACTCTCTCCGCCGAGCAGGCGGCGGTGCGCCGACTGGCCGCCGAGTTCGCCGACCGGGAGCTGTTGCCGCACGCGGCCGCCTGGGATCGACGTGAGTTGGTCGACCCCGCCATCGTCGGCAAGCTCGGTGACCTGGGCTTCCTGGGGCTGACCATCGCCGAGGCCGACGGCGGCTCCGGTGGCGACCACCTCGCGTACTGCCTGGTCCTGGAGGAGCTCGGCCGGGGCGACTCGGCGGTGCGCGGCATCGTCTCGGTCTCCCTCGGCCTGGTCGCGAAGTCCATCGCCGCCCACGGGTCGGCCGAGCAGCGGGCCGAGTGGCTGCCCCGGCTCTGCGCCGGCACCGCCCTCGGCTGTTTCGCGCTCACCGAGCCGGACAGCGGCTCGGACGCCGCCGCGCTGCGCACCCGCGCGGTCCGCGACGGCGACGACTGGCTGCTCACGGGCACGAAGATGTTCATCACCAATGGCACCACCGCCGACGTCGCGCTGGTCTTCGCCCGGACCGGCGGCCCCGGGCACCGGGGCATCACCGCGTTCCTGGTGCCCACCGACAGCCCGGGGCTGACCCGACGCGAGATCCACGGCAAGCTGGGCCTGCGCGGCCAGGCCACCGGCGAGTTGGGCTTCGACGAGGTACGCGTGCCCGACGCGGCCCGCCTCGGCGCCGAGGGCGGCGGGTTTCGGCTGGCACTGGCGACCCTCGCCAAGGGACGGATGTCGGTGGCCGCCGGGTGCGTCGGCATCGCCCAGGGCTGCCTCGACGCGGCGGTCGGCTACGCCGGGCAGCGAACCCAGTTCGGCAAGCCGATCGCCGGGCACCAGCTCGTCCAACAGCTCCTCGCCGCCATCGCGGTCGACACCGCCGCCGCCCGGCTGCTGGTGTGGCAGGTGGCCGACCTGATCGACCGCGACCAGCCGTTCGCCACCGAGGCGTCGATGGCCAAGCTCTTCGCCAGCGAGGCCGCCGTCCGCGCGGCCAACAACGCGGTCCAGGTCTTCGGTGGGTACGGCTACATCGACGAGTACCCGGTCGGCAAGTACCTGCGCGACGCCCGGGTCGCCACCCTCTACGAGGGCACCAGCCAGATCCAGCAACTCCTCATCGGACGCGCGCTCACCGGCGTCAACGCCTTCTAG
- a CDS encoding acetylxylan esterase, whose translation MSDSAFIPDELQRYAPEVAEPHDFDTFWRDTLAEAAARPVLVDVRPEPTDLRLLDSWDVTFAGFGGDPVRAWYTRPAGRPEPLPTVVEYAGYGRGRGLPHERLTWPVAGYAHLLMDNRGQAGQYGAGDTPDPHGAPGGPSPVTWGIHDPRDYHFRRLITDAVRAVEAVRALPGVDVDRVTVVGNSQGGGLALAVAGLVADLSAVLTTAPFLCDMRRAVQLSEPAPYGEIARYLAVQREAEESVWRTLSYVDGVNFARRATAPAHFGVGRRDTVCPPRTAFAAYNHYGAGNGRPIRPEREMHVYPFNGHEGGEAVHVRRQLRWLDSVLQP comes from the coding sequence GTGTCTGACTCCGCCTTCATCCCCGACGAACTCCAGCGGTACGCCCCCGAGGTCGCCGAACCCCACGACTTCGACACGTTCTGGCGGGACACGCTCGCCGAGGCGGCTGCCCGACCGGTGCTCGTCGACGTCCGGCCGGAGCCCACCGACCTGCGACTGCTCGACTCGTGGGACGTCACGTTCGCGGGCTTCGGCGGTGACCCCGTGCGGGCCTGGTACACCCGCCCGGCCGGTCGACCCGAGCCGCTGCCCACCGTGGTCGAGTACGCCGGGTACGGCCGCGGCCGTGGCCTGCCGCACGAGCGGCTGACCTGGCCGGTGGCCGGCTACGCGCACCTGCTGATGGACAACCGGGGTCAGGCGGGTCAGTACGGGGCCGGGGACACCCCCGACCCGCACGGCGCGCCGGGCGGACCCTCGCCGGTCACGTGGGGCATCCACGACCCGCGTGACTACCACTTCCGCCGGTTGATCACCGACGCGGTGCGGGCGGTCGAGGCGGTCCGCGCCCTGCCGGGGGTCGACGTCGACCGGGTCACCGTGGTCGGCAACAGCCAGGGCGGCGGTCTGGCCCTAGCGGTGGCCGGTCTCGTCGCCGACCTGAGCGCGGTGCTGACCACCGCGCCGTTCCTCTGCGACATGCGACGGGCCGTCCAGCTCAGTGAACCCGCGCCGTACGGCGAGATCGCGCGTTACCTGGCCGTGCAGCGGGAGGCCGAGGAGTCCGTGTGGCGCACCCTGTCCTACGTCGACGGTGTGAACTTCGCACGACGCGCGACGGCACCGGCGCACTTCGGGGTGGGCCGACGCGACACCGTCTGCCCGCCGCGCACGGCTTTTGCCGCCTACAACCACTACGGCGCCGGCAACGGGAGGCCGATCCGGCCGGAGCGGGAGATGCACGTCTACCCGTTCAACGGCCACGAGGGCGGCGAGGCCGTCCACGTCCGGCGGCAGCTGCGCTGGCTCGACTCGGTGCTCCAACCCTGA
- a CDS encoding MaoC family dehydratase, translated as MRVFGSFEELAAAVGETIGPGPWQRIEQSRVDLFADATDDHQWIHLDPERAAAGPFGGTIAHGYLTLSLLPALAGRLYRVEGVAMGVNYGLNKVRFPAPVRVGAAVRATVVIAEVSPVSGGVQMVATVTVESDTGGKPVCVAETVSRLYPAAGR; from the coding sequence ATGAGAGTCTTCGGCTCGTTCGAGGAGCTGGCCGCCGCTGTCGGCGAGACCATCGGGCCCGGCCCGTGGCAGCGCATCGAGCAGAGCCGCGTCGACCTCTTCGCCGATGCCACCGACGACCACCAGTGGATCCACCTCGACCCGGAGCGGGCCGCGGCGGGGCCGTTCGGCGGCACGATCGCCCACGGCTACCTGACCCTGTCGCTGCTGCCGGCCCTGGCTGGCCGGCTCTACCGGGTCGAGGGGGTGGCCATGGGGGTCAACTACGGGCTGAACAAGGTGCGTTTTCCCGCGCCGGTCCGGGTCGGCGCCGCCGTGCGCGCCACCGTCGTCATCGCCGAGGTGTCGCCGGTCAGCGGCGGTGTGCAGATGGTCGCGACGGTCACCGTGGAGAGCGACACCGGCGGCAAGCCCGTCTGCGTGGCCGAGACCGTGAGCCGGCTCTACCCCGCCGCCGGTCGGTGA